TTGACACAGCTCACTTATCTCGATCTTTCGAAAAACACTTTTGAAGGGCCTATTCCCAAGGATTTGAGCGCCTGCTACAACCTCAAGTACCTCAATCTTTCGCATAACATTCTTGAGGGGGAGCTGAACTTGAACGGGTTGAGTAATTTAGAGGTCCTGGACTTGTCTTTGAATAGGATTTACGGGGAACTTCGGTTTAGTTTCCCTTCCATTTGTGAAAACTTAGTGGTGGCTAATCTTTCAGAGAATAATCTTACAGGAAGGATAGATAATTGTTTTGATGGATGTGGAAATTTGCGGCATCTGGACTTGAGTGCTAATTTTTTTACGGGGAACATATGGAGTGGATTGGCAAGGTTGGTGGAGTTTTCAGTTTCTGAGAACCACCTTGATGAGTCAGTTTTCGGTTCCATTTTTACAGAGAATTGCAGTCTTGAAATTTTGGACTTCTCTCAAAATAATTTCACTGGTAATTTTCCTGGAAACATTTCCAATTGCAAGAAATTGGTTATCTTGAATTTATGGGGAAACAATTTTTCTGGGCCTATTCCACCAGAGATTGGTTCAATATGGGGTCTTCGGGCCTTGTTCTTGGGGAGCAACAGTTTTGATAGTGCAATTCCGGAGTCTCTTTTAAACTTGGTTAACTTGGATTTTCTGGATTTGAGCAGCAATAACTTTGGTGGAGAAATACAACCGATTTTCGGGCGATTCACTCAGGTGAAATATCTTGTATTGCATTCAAATTTCTACACTGGTGGGATATATTCTTCAGGTATTCTTCAGCTGCCTAGCGTTTCCAGATTAGACCTGAGCTTCAACAACTTCTCTGGTCCATTGCCGGTTGAAATCTCTCAAATGCATAGCTTGAAGTTCTTGATCATGTCCTACAATGATTTCAGTGGTAATATTCCACCAGAATATGGAAACTTGCTCTTAATTCAAGCTCTTGATCTCTCCTTCAATCAGTTAACTGGATCAATACCACCCTCCATTGGGAATTTGGCATCTCTCTTGTGGCTACTGCTTGCAAACAATTCACTTTCGGGTGAAATTCCTCGCGAGATTGGGAATTGCTCTAGCTTGTTGTGGTTGAATCTTGAAAACAACCAGTTGTCTGGGCACATTCCAACTGAATTGACTAATATTGGGAGAGATCCCTCGTCAACATTCAAGTTAAATCAACAACACGATGACCAGATAATTGCTGGTTCTGGCGAGTGCTTGACAATGAAGAGGTGGATTCCTGCAGACTACCCACCGTTCAGTTTTGTGTACACAATTCTTACAAGAAAGCGTTGCAGAAGCATATGGGATAGATTACTCAAAGGCTATGGCATCTTCACAGTTTGTGGTGGGGGTTCGAACATACGCACTTCTCAAATCACAGGCTATCTTCAACTTAGTGGGAATCAACTTTCAGGTGAGGTTCCTATTGAAATTGGTAAGATGCAGAATTTTAGCATGTTGCATTTGGGATTTAATCAGTTCTACGGGAAGCTGCCTTCACAGATTGATAAGTTGGCACTAGTAGTTCTAAATTTAACTAGAAACAGTTTTTCGGGTACAATTCCTTCTGAAATTGGGAACATTAAATGCCTACTGAATCTTGATTTGTCTTACAACAATTTCTCTGGCACATTCCCTGCGAGCTTTAATGAATTGTCAGATCTGAGCAAGTTCAACATCTCCTATAATCCATTTATTTCTGGCTCAATTCCATCAACTGGGCAGTTAGCAACGTTTGAGAGATCGTCTTACCTAGGTGATCCTCTCTTGTACCTTCCAGATTTCTTCGCAAATTCCCCTGCTCAGCCTCCAAAGCATGCCAAATCCAGTGAAGGGACAAGGAAGACTAAATTGGCAGTAATTCTAGCTTTTCTAGTCTTATTACTAGTGGCACTGATATGTGGAATCTTTTCACTTGTAATCTGCATATCAGTGAAAAGTCCAGAGGAGAAACCAGGATACCTCTTGGAGGATATAAAATATCGTCATGATTATGCATCGAGCTCAGGAGGGTCCTCGCCATGGCTGTCAGATTCTGTTAAGGTCATTCGTTTAGACAAAACAGCATTTACACATGCTGACATTTTAAATGCTACAGGCAGATTTTCAGAAGACAGAATAATTGGAAAGGGAGGGTTTGGCACGGTGTATCGAGGAGAATTGCCTGATGGAAGAGCAGTGGCTGTAAAGAAGCTCCAAAGAGAAGGAATTGATGGTGAAAAGGAATTCCGGGCAGAAATGGAGGTTCTCAGTGGACATGGCTTTGGTTGGCCTCACCCAAATCTTGTTACACTCTATGGGTGGTGCCTGGATGGATCAGATAAAATATTGGTGTACGAGTATATGGAAGGTGGAAGCTTGGAGGATCTCATATCAGATAGAGCAAGATTAACATGGCGAAGACGACTAGACATAGCAATTGATGTAGCTCATGCATTAGTATTCCTACACCACGAGTGCTATCCTTCTATTGTGCATCGTGATGTCAAAGCAAGCAATGTCCTCCTTGATAAAGATGGCAAGGCCCGGGTTACAGATTTTGGCCTGGCTAGAGTTGTTGATGCTGGGGATAGCCATGTGAGCACAATGGTGGCTGGCACAGTTGGTTATGTAGCCCCAGAGTATGGACAGACATGGAAAGCGACTACGAAAGGTGACGTGTACAGTTATGGAGTTTTGGCAATGGAGCTAGCAACCGGTAGGAGAGCTGTGGATGGAGGGGAAGAGTGTCTGGTGGAATGGGCTAGACGTGTTATGGGAAATGGGCGATATGGATCAGGTAGAACTGTTATACCAGTTATGCTTCTGGGGTCAGGGCTAGCTGAGGGCGCAGAGGAGTTGTCTGAGTTGCTTAGAATTGCTGTAAGTTGCACCGCAGAGACACCACACGCTAGACCAAATATGAGGCAGGTGCTAGGAATGTTGATCAAACTCCTCCCTCACTATGGCTAACAAAAATTCAGAAGTTGTCAATAATTCTAGAGCCCTTAGATTGCTGTACACATATACTTATGTAATAGGTataaattttgttgttcttATTCTTCTTGTACACAAAGCATTCATCATTTTCAATCCATTTGAAAAGTTCAAACTGAAAGCAAAATGGTAATGTACATGATTGATTGACTGAGTTGAGAGAGGCTGAATGTGCATGTTTTGGTACAACAATTAGAATTTTGACGAAGGGTTTGATTCTGTTCTTTGCTTTGTGGTTAGATTAGAAGTCAAAGAATAATCAGGAGGCAAGGCATTGGTCAACAATGGAGCTTTCTAGAAAACATAGAAATGCAATGCACCATTTCACCTAAAATAGTGGACCCTCTTAGCGCACCACCTAAACCTTGATGGCCACATTGGTATTCTTAGATTCTCCATTACAAGTCAAAGCTGTGCTGGTGGGTTTACCGGCAACTTAAAAGACTTCAAGACCTCTGATGAAATTGACAGCAAAATCCAGCACCCTTACTGATGACTTCCTTCCCAGTAAGGTTAGGGGGTGAGGTAACGAAGCCATTAACTAACACCAACTTCAATAAATCAGTAAGGTTGGGGATGGGGTAGCAAAGCCATTCACTTGAATTAAGAAGCAGAACTTTGGAATCTATCCAGTTGGACCAAAACATGCCTGGCGAGACGTGTAAGTCTGGGTTAAGCTGAAGAATTGTTTAATGTTTGTTGCTGGTTGCTCGTTTGATCACATTGCGCTACCTTGTAGCGGTACTTTTTTctttgggaaattttaaaaaatagccaaaatgccctc
Above is a genomic segment from Mangifera indica cultivar Alphonso chromosome 3, CATAS_Mindica_2.1, whole genome shotgun sequence containing:
- the LOC123210912 gene encoding probable LRR receptor-like serine/threonine-protein kinase At1g74360 — its product is MSNDETDPWRFGLFIFLILVLVTVVAGDSLETDREVLWTLKQFLEGNNRVNKGHYSQWNQSSSPCIWPGVWCSYHQTRVTGLNLSESNISGKVFNNFSALTQLTYLDLSKNTFEGPIPKDLSACYNLKYLNLSHNILEGELNLNGLSNLEVLDLSLNRIYGELRFSFPSICENLVVANLSENNLTGRIDNCFDGCGNLRHLDLSANFFTGNIWSGLARLVEFSVSENHLDESVFGSIFTENCSLEILDFSQNNFTGNFPGNISNCKKLVILNLWGNNFSGPIPPEIGSIWGLRALFLGSNSFDSAIPESLLNLVNLDFLDLSSNNFGGEIQPIFGRFTQVKYLVLHSNFYTGGIYSSGILQLPSVSRLDLSFNNFSGPLPVEISQMHSLKFLIMSYNDFSGNIPPEYGNLLLIQALDLSFNQLTGSIPPSIGNLASLLWLLLANNSLSGEIPREIGNCSSLLWLNLENNQLSGHIPTELTNIGRDPSSTFKLNQQHDDQIIAGSGECLTMKRWIPADYPPFSFVYTILTRKRCRSIWDRLLKGYGIFTVCGGGSNIRTSQITGYLQLSGNQLSGEVPIEIGKMQNFSMLHLGFNQFYGKLPSQIDKLALVVLNLTRNSFSGTIPSEIGNIKCLLNLDLSYNNFSGTFPASFNELSDLSKFNISYNPFISGSIPSTGQLATFERSSYLGDPLLYLPDFFANSPAQPPKHAKSSEGTRKTKLAVILAFLVLLLVALICGIFSLVICISVKSPEEKPGYLLEDIKYRHDYASSSGGSSPWLSDSVKVIRLDKTAFTHADILNATGRFSEDRIIGKGGFGTVYRGELPDGRAVAVKKLQREGIDGEKEFRAEMEVLSGHGFGWPHPNLVTLYGWCLDGSDKILVYEYMEGGSLEDLISDRARLTWRRRLDIAIDVAHALVFLHHECYPSIVHRDVKASNVLLDKDGKARVTDFGLARVVDAGDSHVSTMVAGTVGYVAPEYGQTWKATTKGDVYSYGVLAMELATGRRAVDGGEECLVEWARRVMGNGRYGSGRTVIPVMLLGSGLAEGAEELSELLRIAVSCTAETPHARPNMRQVLGMLIKLLPHYG